The Bradyrhizobium betae genomic interval CAAGACCCGCCCCGCCACCACCACCCGTCGCGCCGCCGTCGCCCCCTTGCGCCAGCATGTCATGGATACCGAGTCCGCTGATGTCGACGGTGCCAGCATAGACGAACAACCCTCGCTGGACGCCGCTGCCGCTCAAGATGAACCCGCCGCCCTCGATGTCGAGTGTCACGCCCGGATGCAGATTGATCGCCTGCAGCGCAGTGGTCCGAAACGTGATGTCGTTGCCGAAAGTGATCGTCAGGGTGCCGGGTGTGGTGACGCTATTGGCCGCCAAAATGGCTGCGTTCAACTGCGCAATGTTGGTAACAGTGGACATTCCGGGTCTTTCAATCGAGGGCGACGTCTCCGCCCAGCAGGCCAGCCTGCCGACCAATGCGCCACTTCAGAAAGGCTGAGAACTACCTTAAAAGGTGGGTCGCTGTGTTTTTGTATAGGCTGGCGCCGATCGACGTCCTCTGAGGTCGGAGACCTTCGTATTGCTGGGAGTGACATGCAACTCGCTAGAGATTCCGTCGATCCGCACAACCAGGAAGTCTATGCACTCTGGGATCAACTGGCCGAGTTCTCAGTCAGCGACGGCGATGCGGCACTGACGCACCTGTTGTCTGCACTGCGCACCATGTTCGGGGCGCGCAATGTGCTATGGGGTGCGCTCGTGCGCTTGCCCTCACCCGAGCGGGCCGATCCCTTGCTCGGCTGGCGACCGCGCCTTGTCAGGGTGCTGGATCCGATACCGACAGTGGCAGCATCCGTGCAGAAGCAGTTCGATACGCTCTGGTCCGGCAATGTCGACCTTTCTCAAATCCTGTCCATGTCGGGAGATGAGCCGTTCCGCGTCCGCCTGCTGTTCGAAGCACTCCCGCCCGAATGGTTCGAAGGCGAGCACTATCGGCGGCACTATCTGGACGTCGGCTTTGCCGACAGCATTTCCGTGCGCATTGCACTCAATGACGATTTGAGAATTCGACTGTTCGTCTTTCGCGATGCGCAGGCACCCCGCTTCTCGGCGGAGGACGGCCAGCGTCTGGGTTTCCTGATGCGCGGATTGAGATGGTTTCACCGGCAGCAATTGCTCAGCCACGGCCTGCTCATCGCCAACGCACCTCTGACCCCCGCTGAACGCCGGGTGTTGCTTGCACTGCTCGACGGGGACACGGAACGGCAGATCGCGCAGAAACTCGAGCAGAGTCCGAATACGACGCATTTTCACGTCAAGTCGATCTACACCAAGTTCGGCGTGCGCAATCGTCCGTCGCTCTCTGCGCTATGGCTCGGCAAGCTGCGATAACGAAAATCATGCAGCAGTTAACCAGGATACAGCTGCCGAGAACCGCTTCGACGGCGATGCCGGGGCCGGCAATCAAAAAGCGGCGTCGGCCGGCGCGCCCGCTCGAGGTCAATCGGAAACTATGACTGCCGAACCGTCCGGTTGCAGGTGGCTTGCATCAATGTATCGCGCGGCCCGGTAGCGGCCGGGCGACAATCCGTGCGATCGGCTCATCGCTGGTTTCGAGCAGGAACGCTGCTTCCGCCATCCGGCGTTCGATCACATAACGATGCATGGACTGGCCGACGAGGTTGGTAAAACGGGCGGAAAATACCGAGCGGCCAAGCCCCACGCGGTGGCCAAAATCGCTCAGAGTCCAGGGCCGTTCCGGGTTTTCGTGGATCAACTTGAGCGCCGGTCCAAACGAAGGGCCAGGCGCGAGGCCTCACCCGTTCGGCGCCGACGCCTCGCTGCACACCGACGAAGGACCGAGCTACCTCGCCTCGGCGACCTTCGCTCCCGCTGACGGCATCTGCGCGTTGGCGGCCGAGAGCCGTTTCGGCAGCGATGCCGGGTCCGGCAATCGGAAAGCGGCGTCGGCCGGCGCTGGCTGGAATGGCCGGCGGGCGGTGGTTGCCGGAAGCACGATCACTTTCGCGCCGACCTTCACCCGCTCGTAGAGGTCCGTGACGTCGTCATTGGTCAGCCGGATGCAGCCGGACGACACCTTTTTCCCGATCGTATCGGGGTTGTTGGTGCCGTGAATGCGATATTCCGTTTCGCCCAGATACATCGCCCGGGCGCCGAGCGGATTGCCGGGACCGCCGGCCATGAAGCGCGGCAGATAGGGCTGACGCCCGATCATCTCCACGGGCGGATGCCAATCCGGCCATTCCGCCTTGCGGGCCACGGTCTGCTCACCCGACCACGTGAAGCCCTCGCGGCCGACACCGATGCCGTAGCGTAGCGCCTGCGTGTCGTTCAGGACGAAATAGAGGAACGTGTTCTTGGTATCGATGATCACGGTGCCCGGCGTCTGGCGGCTGGCATAGTCGACCACCTGCCGGACCAATGCGCCGGGACCTTCAGCGGCTTTCGGCGGTTCGACCAGAGGGGCCGGAGCTGGAGTTGGAGTTGGCGCCGGCGCTGCGACACGAACAGGCGGCGCCACGTAAACCGGCGTTGACGATGCCTGGGCTTCGCGCGCGGACGGCTTTCGTGCCGTTTGCACGCTCATCGGCCCCGACAGCAAGCCGTATCCCAAGGCGGCGAGGGCCACGACACCGATCGCAACACGCGCGGCCATGGGGAGCGCGAACGTCTCTGCCGCCTTGCCGCGCTTGGCCCGCTTCTTCATGTCTTGTCCCAGGTCACCATGCCTGAAGAGGTAACCAGCAACATTTAAGAAACTTCGAAGCGAATGGGTTCGGACTGGAACCGTTGGCGATGGTTAACGCCGGATTCCCGTTGGCGAGTGGCGGCCACTTCCGCTTCGCCCTAACGCGTGGCCGCCAGACCGCTCTCTTCGAGCCGCGCTGCGAACCAGAGCGACAGCGGCTGATCGAGGCTGCCGCTGACATAGACTTCCGACATCGTGACATGCTGCCTGTCCAGCACCAGCAGCACGCCGATCCAATAGGCGAACCAGACATCCGGATCGGTCAGCGCGCGCAGCTTGTGCTGGTCGTGATCGAGCGAGGTGTGATTGCTCGCCTTGCGGATCTCGACGCTGAGCAGATTGTTCGGGATCTCGCGCTGATGCACGACGACATCGGGGTAGATCGACTTGCCGAGATGATCGTCGGTCGAGATGATGGTGCCGTGCGGCAGATGCAGCGTGCGCTCGCCGAGCCGGTCGTAGTTGCAATCGACCGACCAGCCCGAAAACTGCCGCTCGAGATGGACGGCGAAGCGGTGCGTGATCGCCCGCTCGCCGATGTCCTTCTCGAACAGGAATCCTTCGTGGGCGTAGAACTCCCGGAGCGCCGCGATCACCTTGTTCAGCTCGGTCTGCATGTCGCCTCCGGGCCTTCGGCGCTCCGCCTCGAAAGAGCGCCCTACATCTGGACTTCGATCAGCCGCGGACCCGGCTCGGCGACGGCTTCGGCCAGCGCCTTGTTGAACTCGTCGGCGTTGGTGACGGCGCGGCCGGGCACGCCCATGCCCTTGGCCAGCGCGACGAAATCGAGCGTCGGACGGTCGAGCCGCAGCATGTCGTTGGCGCGCTGGCCGGGCTCGCCGGCACCGACATTGTCGAACTCGCCGCGCAGGATCTGGTAGATGCGGTTGGCGAACACGATGGTGACGATGTTGAGGTTTTCGCGGGCCTGCGTCCACAGCGACTGGATCGTGTACATCGCGCTGCCGTCGCCGACCATGCAGATCACCTTGCGATCCGGACAGGCGATCGCGGCGCCGATCGACAGCGGCGTGGAGAAGCCGATCGAGCCGCCCATGTTCTGCAGCCAGTCGTGCGGGGCGGCGGCCGCGGTCGGCGGGAAGAAGGCGCGGCCGGTGGTCAGAGACTCGTCGACCATGATTGCGTTCTCGGGGATCGCATAGGCAATCGCCTGCGCGATCGAGGCATGGGTCAGCGCACCGGTCGGCTTCACGAGTTCCTGCAACGCCTGCGGCTTGACGTCCTTGGCGCTGGCCTTGACGGCGCCGGCGAGCGCTTCGAGCGCCGCGACCGAATTCTCGCCCCAGGCGGTCATGCGATGCACGTCGCAGCCTTCGGGCCGCAGCACGCTCGGCTTGTTCGGATAGGCG includes:
- a CDS encoding L,D-transpeptidase; the protein is MKKRAKRGKAAETFALPMAARVAIGVVALAALGYGLLSGPMSVQTARKPSAREAQASSTPVYVAPPVRVAAPAPTPTPAPAPLVEPPKAAEGPGALVRQVVDYASRQTPGTVIIDTKNTFLYFVLNDTQALRYGIGVGREGFTWSGEQTVARKAEWPDWHPPVEMIGRQPYLPRFMAGGPGNPLGARAMYLGETEYRIHGTNNPDTIGKKVSSGCIRLTNDDVTDLYERVKVGAKVIVLPATTARRPFQPAPADAAFRLPDPASLPKRLSAANAQMPSAGAKVAEAR
- a CDS encoding helix-turn-helix transcriptional regulator; translated protein: MQLARDSVDPHNQEVYALWDQLAEFSVSDGDAALTHLLSALRTMFGARNVLWGALVRLPSPERADPLLGWRPRLVRVLDPIPTVAASVQKQFDTLWSGNVDLSQILSMSGDEPFRVRLLFEALPPEWFEGEHYRRHYLDVGFADSISVRIALNDDLRIRLFVFRDAQAPRFSAEDGQRLGFLMRGLRWFHRQQLLSHGLLIANAPLTPAERRVLLALLDGDTERQIAQKLEQSPNTTHFHVKSIYTKFGVRNRPSLSALWLGKLR